In one window of Halomarina pelagica DNA:
- a CDS encoding FkbM family methyltransferase — MSPRESGSDPRTVVYNGVAVPTTSPEQNRDYWPEFEEGTSGALRRVVDRGDDVVVVGGGKGITTVVSARMARIEGSVTTYEANSEMIETLQHTLKVNQVSDTVTLHHAAIGPVSEQAIEMFGPSDGDQFTSADLPACDVLELDVEGSEVDILRNMDCRPRAIVVETHEPIGVPPEDVAEVLEEIGYEITNRTPAGLNNKLMVLTAVRKQNVEGE, encoded by the coding sequence ATGTCCCCTAGGGAAAGCGGCAGTGACCCACGGACTGTCGTGTATAATGGCGTTGCAGTCCCAACTACTTCTCCCGAGCAGAATCGAGACTACTGGCCCGAGTTTGAAGAAGGAACGAGCGGAGCGCTGCGCCGTGTGGTGGATCGAGGCGATGATGTTGTCGTGGTCGGCGGTGGAAAAGGGATCACGACAGTCGTTAGCGCGCGGATGGCGCGAATCGAAGGAAGCGTAACGACGTACGAGGCGAACTCGGAGATGATAGAAACCCTCCAGCATACTCTCAAAGTCAACCAGGTCTCTGATACCGTGACCCTGCACCACGCCGCTATTGGGCCCGTGTCTGAACAGGCAATAGAGATGTTTGGACCCAGTGATGGCGACCAATTCACTTCCGCTGATCTCCCTGCCTGCGATGTTCTAGAACTTGATGTTGAAGGGAGCGAGGTAGACATTCTCCGTAATATGGACTGTCGCCCGCGAGCTATCGTCGTAGAGACGCACGAACCAATCGGTGTTCCACCAGAGGACGTGGCAGAAGTACTCGAGGAAATCGGCTATGAGATCACAAATCGGACGCCTGCGGGGTTGAACAACAAACTCATGGTGCTCACTGCTGTTCGGAAACAGAACGTTGAGGGAGAATAA
- the mdh gene encoding malate dehydrogenase, with protein MTKVSVVGAAGTVGAAAGYNIALRDVVDELVFVDIPDKEDEAVGQAADVNHGIAYDANTVVRQGTYEDTAGSDVVVITAGIPRKPGQTRIDLAGDNAPIMDDIGSSLAEYNDDFVSITTSNPVDLLNRHLYETGDRPREQVIGFGGRLDSARFRYVLSREFDVPVRNVEATILGEHGDAQVPVFSKVRVDGRDFEFEDDERERILSDLQESAMNVIERKGATEWGPATGVGHMVEAVLRDTGEVLPGSVVLDGEYGHSDVGLGVPVKLGENGVEEVVEWDLSEFEREQFGEAADKLADQYAKIE; from the coding sequence ATGACGAAAGTTAGCGTGGTCGGTGCGGCAGGGACGGTCGGTGCCGCCGCCGGATACAACATCGCACTCCGGGACGTCGTGGACGAACTCGTCTTCGTGGACATCCCCGACAAGGAAGACGAGGCCGTCGGGCAGGCGGCGGACGTCAACCACGGGATCGCCTACGACGCGAACACGGTCGTTCGGCAGGGCACCTACGAGGACACCGCCGGGTCCGACGTGGTGGTCATCACGGCCGGCATTCCGCGCAAGCCGGGGCAGACCCGGATCGACCTCGCGGGCGACAACGCGCCCATCATGGACGACATCGGGAGTTCGCTGGCGGAGTACAACGACGACTTCGTCTCGATCACCACCTCGAACCCGGTGGACCTGCTCAACCGCCACCTCTACGAGACGGGCGACCGACCACGCGAGCAGGTCATCGGCTTCGGCGGCCGCCTCGACTCCGCGCGCTTCCGCTACGTGCTCTCCCGGGAGTTCGACGTCCCCGTACGGAACGTCGAGGCGACGATCCTCGGCGAGCACGGCGACGCGCAGGTGCCGGTCTTCTCCAAGGTGCGCGTCGACGGGCGCGACTTCGAGTTCGAGGACGACGAGCGCGAGCGCATCCTCTCGGACCTCCAGGAGTCCGCGATGAACGTCATCGAGCGCAAGGGCGCGACCGAGTGGGGCCCGGCGACGGGCGTCGGCCACATGGTCGAGGCCGTCCTGCGCGACACCGGCGAGGTGCTCCCCGGCTCGGTCGTCCTCGACGGCGAGTACGGCCACAGCGACGTCGGCCTCGGCGTCCCCGTGAAACTGGGCGAGAACGGCGTCGAGGAGGTCGTCGAGTGGGACCTCTCGGAGTTCGAGCGCGAGCAGTTCGGCGAGGCGGCGGACAAGCTCGCCGATCAGTACGCGAAGATCGAGTAG
- a CDS encoding Sjogren's syndrome/scleroderma autoantigen 1 family protein: MSEFDKEAEREKLRKQFAEDDRKRASTERMSELLLKGATMTNKHCDACGDPIFRWQDEEFCPTCTAEGQERAAGERAAQGRTEEQRAAEEATPPRPAEADGDPTAVESPPSGETVDVGEIDVEPPERSGSPEPPEPPESPESPEPSATTRSVRDPPSGPQESAASQRTPGAPNAEAGASPGRYADLSAARESLARTVTRFAEEAEAADDLARAREFLAAVGDAADALAAVRRAERR, from the coding sequence ATGAGCGAATTCGACAAGGAGGCCGAGCGCGAGAAGCTTCGGAAGCAGTTCGCCGAGGACGACCGCAAACGCGCCTCGACCGAGCGCATGAGCGAACTCCTGCTCAAGGGCGCGACGATGACCAACAAGCACTGCGACGCCTGCGGCGACCCGATCTTCCGCTGGCAGGACGAGGAGTTCTGCCCCACCTGCACCGCCGAGGGGCAGGAGCGGGCGGCGGGAGAACGGGCGGCGCAAGGACGAACGGAAGAGCAGCGCGCGGCGGAGGAGGCGACACCACCGCGACCCGCGGAGGCGGACGGCGACCCGACCGCGGTCGAGTCGCCCCCGTCGGGCGAGACGGTCGACGTGGGGGAGATCGACGTCGAACCGCCCGAACGATCGGGATCGCCGGAACCCCCCGAACCGCCGGAATCGCCGGAGTCGCCGGAGCCATCCGCGACCACCCGGTCGGTGCGCGATCCTCCCTCCGGACCGCAGGAGTCCGCCGCGTCCCAGCGGACGCCGGGTGCCCCGAACGCGGAGGCGGGAGCGTCGCCCGGTCGCTACGCCGACCTCTCCGCGGCCCGCGAGTCGCTCGCGCGGACGGTCACGCGCTTCGCGGAGGAGGCCGAGGCGGCCGACGACCTCGCGCGCGCACGCGAGTTCCTCGCCGCGGTCGGGGACGCGGCGGACGCGCTCGCGGCCGTCCGCCGGGCGGAACGGCGCTGA
- a CDS encoding alpha/beta hydrolase: MTRTFEEIGADDGTRLRLWRRGVDNASAVLFVHGATYPGRSVFALAADPGGESWLAACARAGWAAYAIDLRGYGDSEAPSELDAPPAANEPVVRADVAAEDVAAALATLLDRHERVHLVGYSWGSMVCGRLLASRAVEVASLTQFAPVHAFPDGADDLLDGDPDAYRVVTAPEVRDRWDAQFPAGVAPSSYRSEGTVEAFWRSLRDSGQAADRNGAPAVRAPNGTLADMAAAAAGTPAYDPAAIDAPALVVRGSFDATATRADALGLYDALGAAGRREYAEVAGGTHFLTLERRRTALFDIVSGFQRRYE, encoded by the coding sequence ATGACGCGCACCTTCGAGGAGATCGGGGCCGACGACGGAACTCGCCTCCGCCTGTGGCGGCGGGGCGTGGACAACGCGAGTGCGGTCCTCTTCGTCCACGGCGCGACCTACCCGGGGCGGTCCGTCTTCGCACTTGCCGCCGACCCCGGCGGCGAGTCGTGGCTCGCGGCCTGCGCCCGCGCGGGGTGGGCCGCCTACGCGATCGACCTCCGCGGGTACGGCGACAGCGAGGCCCCGTCCGAACTCGACGCGCCGCCCGCGGCGAACGAACCGGTCGTGCGCGCGGACGTCGCGGCCGAGGACGTGGCCGCCGCGCTCGCGACGCTCCTCGACCGCCACGAGCGCGTCCACCTCGTCGGCTACTCGTGGGGGTCGATGGTCTGCGGCCGCCTGCTCGCCTCGCGCGCGGTCGAGGTCGCCTCCCTGACGCAGTTCGCGCCGGTCCACGCCTTCCCCGACGGGGCGGACGACCTCCTCGACGGCGACCCCGACGCCTACCGCGTCGTCACGGCCCCGGAGGTGCGCGACCGCTGGGACGCGCAGTTCCCCGCCGGCGTCGCGCCGTCGTCCTACCGCAGCGAGGGCACGGTCGAGGCGTTCTGGCGCTCGCTCCGCGACTCCGGGCAGGCGGCAGACCGGAACGGTGCGCCCGCGGTCCGCGCGCCAAACGGGACGCTCGCCGACATGGCCGCCGCCGCGGCCGGGACGCCCGCCTACGACCCGGCGGCGATCGACGCCCCGGCGCTCGTGGTCCGCGGGTCGTTCGACGCGACCGCCACCCGGGCGGACGCGCTCGGCCTCTACGACGCGCTGGGCGCGGCGGGTCGGAGAGAGTACGCGGAGGTCGCGGGCGGGACGCACTTCCTGACCCTCGAACGCCGACGGACGGCTCTGTTCGACATCGTGTCGGGGTTCCAGCGCCGCTACGAGTAG
- a CDS encoding DEAD/DEAH box helicase yields the protein MAATEGVDRPLLTPGYLQRREYQLELAAAALRTHTLVCLPTGLGKTAVSLLVTAQRLHDAGGRALLLAPTKPLVQQHADFYREALSVPDEEVVVFTGEVRPDDRAALWERARVVVATPQVVENDLVGNRISLREVTHLTFDECHRATGDYAYCYIAERYHEDAADPLVTGMSASPGGDEEEILTVCENLGLREVEVMTEADSDVSDYTHETDIEWEHVELPEEVIEIRDALNEVIADRLERLKRLGVTNSTRPDVSQRDLNEIRGKLQRMINDDDGDGYKGMSAHAEIMKLRRAVELVETQSVESLRRYFERQRNAARSSGASKAAQRFVSEPRVREAMRRAEAYDDLHPKFRRARILLAQTLGIEGGERVIVFTESRDTAETLTEFFSNHFETHKFVGQGDKEGSDGMTQKQQQETLDAFRRGEFQVLVSTSVAEEGLDVPEVDLVLFYEPVPKGIRAIQRKGRTGRQSEGKVHVLLAEDTRDEAYFWISRREEKRMREELRALKGVASEVNRELGQGSLGDFADGEEAGGGADAPDAGAGAPTAHGESEETARANGGADGDTGTDGDGQPGLDAFAADEPADEGSGGGDREERADEGVVATAEGDADAGTVEIVADQRELDATIARDLSTRDGITTRLETLAVGDYVLSDRVVVERKSVSDFLDTLVGGDRSLFEQVKEATRHYSRPVVVVEGEDLYGARNVHPNAIRGALASLAVDFGASVLRTEGERDTADLLEVIARREQEEDDREVRVHGEKAAKTLAEQQQYVVSAIADIGPVTARALLEHFGSVEAVMTATEEELLDVKGVGEVTAERIREVVGSDYA from the coding sequence ATGGCGGCAACCGAGGGCGTCGACCGACCGCTGCTCACGCCGGGGTACCTCCAGCGCCGCGAGTACCAGCTCGAACTCGCGGCGGCGGCCCTGCGGACGCACACGCTCGTCTGCCTCCCCACGGGGCTCGGCAAGACGGCGGTGAGCCTGCTCGTCACCGCCCAGCGGCTCCACGACGCCGGCGGGCGGGCGCTGTTGCTCGCGCCGACGAAGCCCCTCGTCCAGCAGCACGCCGACTTCTACCGCGAGGCGCTCTCCGTGCCCGACGAGGAGGTCGTGGTGTTCACCGGCGAGGTCAGGCCGGACGACCGCGCCGCACTCTGGGAGCGCGCGCGGGTCGTCGTCGCGACGCCGCAGGTGGTCGAGAACGACCTCGTCGGCAACCGCATCTCGCTCCGGGAGGTGACCCACCTCACCTTCGACGAGTGCCACCGCGCGACCGGCGACTACGCCTACTGCTACATCGCGGAGCGCTACCACGAGGACGCCGCGGACCCGCTGGTGACGGGGATGAGCGCCTCCCCCGGCGGCGACGAGGAGGAGATCCTCACCGTCTGTGAGAACCTCGGCCTGCGCGAGGTGGAGGTGATGACCGAGGCGGACTCGGACGTGAGCGACTACACCCACGAGACCGACATCGAGTGGGAGCACGTCGAACTCCCCGAGGAGGTGATCGAGATCCGTGACGCGCTGAACGAGGTGATCGCGGACCGCCTAGAGCGGCTCAAGCGCCTCGGCGTCACGAACTCGACGCGGCCGGACGTGTCCCAGCGCGACCTGAACGAGATCCGCGGGAAGCTCCAGCGGATGATCAACGACGACGACGGCGACGGCTACAAGGGCATGTCCGCGCACGCCGAGATCATGAAGCTCCGGCGGGCGGTCGAACTGGTCGAGACGCAGTCCGTCGAATCCCTCCGCCGGTACTTCGAGCGCCAGCGCAACGCCGCGCGCTCCTCCGGCGCGTCGAAGGCCGCCCAGCGGTTCGTGAGCGAGCCGCGCGTCCGGGAGGCGATGCGCCGCGCGGAGGCGTACGACGACCTCCACCCGAAGTTCCGCCGGGCGCGCATCCTCCTCGCCCAGACCCTCGGCATCGAGGGCGGCGAGCGCGTCATCGTCTTCACCGAGTCCCGCGACACCGCCGAGACCCTCACCGAGTTCTTCTCGAATCACTTCGAGACGCACAAGTTCGTCGGCCAGGGCGACAAGGAGGGCTCGGACGGGATGACCCAGAAACAACAGCAGGAGACCCTCGACGCCTTCCGGCGCGGCGAGTTCCAGGTACTCGTCTCGACCAGCGTCGCGGAGGAGGGCCTCGACGTGCCCGAGGTGGACCTCGTGCTGTTCTACGAACCCGTCCCGAAGGGCATCCGGGCCATCCAGCGCAAGGGGCGCACCGGCCGGCAGAGCGAGGGGAAGGTCCACGTCCTGCTGGCGGAGGACACCCGCGACGAGGCGTACTTCTGGATCTCCCGGCGCGAGGAGAAGCGCATGCGCGAGGAGCTTCGCGCGCTCAAGGGCGTCGCGAGCGAGGTGAACCGCGAACTCGGGCAGGGGAGCCTCGGCGACTTCGCGGACGGGGAGGAAGCGGGCGGGGGGGCCGACGCGCCCGACGCGGGCGCGGGCGCTCCGACGGCCCACGGCGAGTCCGAGGAAACCGCCCGCGCGAACGGCGGGGCGGACGGGGACACGGGGACGGACGGCGACGGCCAGCCCGGCCTCGACGCGTTCGCTGCGGACGAACCTGCGGACGAAGGTTCGGGAGGCGGCGACCGCGAAGAGCGCGCGGACGAGGGCGTCGTCGCGACCGCCGAGGGCGACGCGGACGCGGGAACCGTCGAGATCGTCGCCGACCAGCGCGAACTCGACGCGACCATCGCCCGCGACCTCTCGACGCGCGACGGCATCACCACCCGCCTCGAGACGCTCGCCGTGGGCGACTACGTCCTCTCCGATCGCGTGGTGGTCGAGCGCAAGTCCGTCTCTGACTTCCTCGACACCCTCGTCGGCGGCGACCGCTCGCTGTTCGAGCAGGTGAAGGAGGCCACGCGCCACTACTCCCGGCCCGTCGTCGTCGTGGAGGGCGAGGACCTCTACGGCGCGCGTAACGTCCACCCGAACGCCATCCGGGGGGCGCTCGCCTCGCTCGCCGTCGACTTCGGCGCGAGCGTCCTCCGCACGGAGGGCGAGCGGGACACCGCCGACCTGCTCGAGGTGATCGCCCGGCGCGAACAGGAGGAGGACGACCGGGAGGTGCGCGTCCACGGCGAGAAGGCCGCGAAGACCCTCGCGGAGCAGCAGCAGTACGTCGTGAGCGCGATCGCGGACATCGGACCCGTGACGGCGCGGGCGCTCCTCGAGCACTTCGGGAGCGTCGAGGCGGTCATGACCGCCACGGAGGAGGAACTGCTCGACGTGAAGGGCGTCGGTGAGGTGACCGCCGAGCGCATCCGCGAGGTCGTCGGCAGCGACTACGCCTGA
- a CDS encoding cation:proton antiporter — MAETSLLEIGAMFAVIALAGAGAHRLGVSVIPLYIVAGILVNDAVLGAVGLPAIRDGEFVTIVAELGIVFLLFFLGLEFSIDRLIEGRDRMTRAGALDAALNFPVGMALGLLVGWSLTEAFVLGGIVYISSSAVITKSLIDLGWIANPESEPMLSTLVFEDLAIAFYLAVLSAVVLGGGDLMGAVMSVGTAMAFLLVLLAGVARGDALFERYLAVDSTELFILRAVAVTVLVAGVALAIGVSEAVAAFFVGMGFSETAHVEKLERLLVPLRDVFAAVFFFWIGLTTDPRLVAATAALLALAVAVTTPTKLLSGYLTGRRYYGLDATRSVRVGTGMVTRGEFSLIIAALVAGAGGSAVLAETIPAFAVGYVLVMSVLGTLLMQYADSLARFVPGTE, encoded by the coding sequence ATGGCTGAGACGTCGCTGCTCGAGATCGGCGCGATGTTCGCGGTCATCGCCCTCGCCGGGGCGGGGGCCCACCGACTCGGTGTGTCGGTCATCCCGCTGTACATCGTCGCCGGCATCCTGGTCAACGACGCCGTGCTCGGTGCAGTCGGACTGCCCGCCATCCGGGACGGCGAGTTCGTCACGATCGTCGCCGAACTCGGGATCGTCTTCCTGCTGTTCTTCCTCGGCCTCGAGTTCAGCATCGACCGCCTGATCGAGGGGCGCGACCGGATGACGAGGGCGGGCGCGCTCGACGCCGCGCTCAACTTCCCGGTCGGGATGGCGCTCGGCCTGCTCGTCGGCTGGTCGCTCACCGAGGCGTTCGTCCTCGGCGGGATCGTCTACATCTCCTCGAGCGCCGTCATCACCAAGTCGCTCATCGACCTCGGGTGGATCGCCAACCCGGAGAGCGAACCCATGTTGAGTACGCTCGTCTTCGAGGACCTCGCCATCGCGTTCTACCTCGCGGTGCTCTCGGCGGTCGTCCTCGGCGGCGGCGACCTGATGGGCGCGGTGATGAGCGTCGGCACCGCGATGGCGTTCCTGCTCGTGCTCCTCGCGGGCGTCGCGCGGGGCGACGCGCTGTTCGAGCGCTACCTCGCCGTCGACTCGACCGAACTGTTCATCCTCCGGGCTGTGGCCGTGACCGTTCTCGTCGCGGGCGTCGCGCTCGCCATCGGCGTGAGCGAGGCCGTCGCCGCCTTCTTCGTCGGGATGGGCTTCAGCGAGACCGCGCACGTGGAGAAGCTCGAACGCCTGCTCGTCCCCCTGCGGGACGTCTTCGCCGCCGTGTTCTTCTTCTGGATCGGCCTGACGACAGACCCCCGGCTGGTCGCGGCTACCGCCGCGCTGCTCGCGCTCGCCGTCGCCGTCACGACCCCGACGAAGCTCCTCTCGGGCTACCTCACCGGACGCCGGTACTACGGCCTCGACGCGACGCGGTCGGTCAGGGTCGGGACCGGGATGGTCACGCGCGGGGAGTTCTCGCTCATCATCGCCGCGCTCGTCGCCGGCGCGGGGGGAAGCGCCGTCCTCGCGGAGACGATCCCGGCGTTCGCCGTCGGCTACGTGCTCGTGATGAGCGTCCTCGGGACGCTCCTGATGCAGTACGCCGACTCGCTCGCGCGGTTCGTTCCCGGGACGGAGTGA
- a CDS encoding cation:proton antiporter regulatory subunit translates to MTVYEADLPGVGKKFEVELDDETRLVIIIHNTGKRELFLRREEGADAEKLFELTDRLARQVGTIMEGAYFQPIRTDSIDTVLADDTLIEWSKVQEGSPLAGRTLAESRLRQALGVSVIAIQRGEETLTNPDPETEIRAEDTLVVLGSRDACRKLDDVVAGDAELDG, encoded by the coding sequence ATGACGGTCTACGAGGCCGACCTCCCGGGCGTCGGCAAGAAGTTCGAGGTGGAACTCGACGACGAGACGCGACTCGTCATCATCATCCACAACACGGGAAAGCGGGAGCTGTTCCTCCGCCGCGAGGAGGGCGCGGACGCGGAGAAGCTGTTCGAACTGACCGACCGGCTCGCCCGGCAGGTGGGGACCATCATGGAGGGGGCGTACTTCCAGCCCATCCGGACGGACTCCATCGACACCGTCCTCGCCGACGACACGCTCATCGAGTGGTCGAAGGTGCAGGAGGGGTCGCCGCTCGCGGGGCGGACGCTCGCGGAGTCGCGCCTCCGGCAGGCGCTCGGCGTCTCGGTCATCGCCATCCAGCGCGGCGAGGAGACGCTGACGAACCCCGACCCCGAGACGGAGATCCGGGCCGAGGACACGCTCGTCGTCCTCGGGTCGCGGGACGCCTGTCGGAAGCTCGACGACGTGGTCGCCGGGGACGCGGAACTCGATGGCTGA
- a CDS encoding SDR family oxidoreductase, which produces MPGLLTDRAAVVTGGSSGNGRAIATRFAEEGADVVVADVQADPREGGDPTHEIIESETDRSATFVECDVTDRASLDAAVDAADDFGGIDVMVNNAGILGPVAEIGEIDYEGYRQLMDVNLDGVYFGAQAAARRMKERGEGGSIVNMSSVAGIVGYPEITPYSAAKGGVRLLTYALAGELGQYDIRVNVIHPGVIETAMTTEDMPMIGTQEGEAIRETLPIQRYGTPEDVANAAVFLASDLASYVTAESILVDGGMVNTA; this is translated from the coding sequence ATGCCAGGGCTTCTCACGGATCGGGCGGCGGTCGTGACGGGCGGATCGAGCGGGAACGGGCGGGCGATCGCGACGCGCTTCGCGGAGGAGGGTGCGGACGTGGTGGTCGCGGACGTCCAGGCAGACCCCCGCGAGGGCGGCGATCCGACCCACGAAATAATCGAATCCGAGACCGACCGGAGCGCGACGTTCGTCGAGTGCGACGTGACCGACCGCGCGTCGCTCGACGCGGCCGTCGACGCGGCCGACGACTTCGGGGGTATCGACGTGATGGTGAACAACGCCGGGATCCTCGGTCCCGTCGCCGAGATCGGCGAGATCGACTACGAGGGGTACCGTCAGTTGATGGACGTGAACCTCGACGGCGTCTACTTCGGCGCGCAGGCGGCCGCCCGGAGAATGAAGGAACGGGGCGAGGGCGGGAGCATCGTGAACATGTCGAGCGTCGCGGGCATCGTCGGGTACCCCGAGATCACCCCCTACTCCGCGGCCAAGGGGGGCGTCAGGCTGCTCACCTACGCGCTGGCGGGCGAACTCGGCCAGTACGACATCCGCGTGAACGTCATCCACCCCGGCGTCATCGAGACGGCGATGACCACGGAGGACATGCCGATGATCGGCACCCAGGAGGGGGAGGCGATCCGGGAAACCCTCCCGATACAGCGCTACGGGACACCGGAGGACGTGGCGAACGCCGCCGTCTTCCTCGCGAGCGACCTCGCGAGCTACGTCACCGCCGAGTCGATACTCGTGGACGGGGGAATGGTCAACACCGCCTGA
- a CDS encoding dolichol kinase — protein sequence MVDPEVERRLVHASGASVPLAWAYGLIPWTWVQAVFVAGALSALGFEALRLSGVVDLWVFEKLTREYERDNLAGYALYMLSMAGASLLFVPRVAAAAMLMLALADPVSGLLGSGELRAVKNASVLLVMFAICALIAVSFVASPAAVVLGALAATLADGVKPVVRGYVIDDNLTIPLAAGAAMTAGLFLMAA from the coding sequence ATGGTCGACCCGGAGGTCGAGCGCCGACTCGTCCACGCCAGCGGCGCGAGCGTCCCGCTCGCGTGGGCGTACGGCCTCATCCCGTGGACGTGGGTGCAGGCCGTCTTCGTCGCCGGGGCGCTCTCCGCGCTGGGATTCGAGGCCCTGCGGCTGTCGGGCGTCGTCGACCTCTGGGTGTTCGAGAAGCTCACGCGGGAGTACGAGCGGGACAACCTCGCGGGGTACGCCCTCTACATGCTGAGCATGGCGGGCGCGTCGCTGCTGTTCGTCCCCCGGGTGGCGGCGGCGGCGATGCTGATGCTCGCGCTCGCCGACCCGGTGAGCGGCCTGCTCGGATCGGGCGAACTGCGCGCCGTCAAGAACGCGTCCGTCCTGCTGGTGATGTTCGCGATCTGCGCGCTCATCGCCGTCTCGTTCGTGGCCTCCCCCGCCGCCGTCGTCCTCGGCGCGCTGGCCGCGACGCTCGCCGACGGCGTGAAGCCCGTCGTCCGGGGCTACGTCATCGACGACAACCTCACCATCCCGCTCGCGGCGGGCGCGGCGATGACCGCCGGCCTGTTCCTGATGGCGGCCTGA
- the glyS gene encoding glycine--tRNA ligase produces the protein MTRGDTDVVELAKRRGYFFQASEAYGGVAGFYVYGPQGAALKRNLEDAWRDRFLTREGHVEIEAPTIMPEAVFEASGHLDGFDDMIVECPECGTSHRADHLVEDATDIEDAESLPTAEVADLIAEHDLACPNCGASLAGTEVSEFNLMFATNIGPGSASPGYLRPETAQGIFVEFPRLKEYARGQLPFGVGQIGTAYRNEISPRRSLIRVREFTQAELEHFVDPERDEPPLHRVADVEVPLYSAEAQRADDGGIETTTIGEAVESGVIGSPWVAYYLGVARDWYERVGVDMERFRYRQHLAGERAHYASDCWDAEAELDGNWIEITGFAYRGDYDLTKHGQHADDDFTVFRQYDEPITVERATVDPDMSVLGPEFGGAAADVAEELERLAATDESAFEGEAVTVEVDGEAYEIPTEAAGFAVEEVTEAGEHVTPHVVEPSFGVDRVFYTVLDHALREDEVDGEARTYLELPAELAPTTVAVLPLMSKDGLDDRAREIVEDLRAAGTGVDYDDSGTIGRRYRRQDEVGTPYCVTVDYESLEDDTVTLRDRDTTDQVRVPIDALPERVAALRAGASFESLDDARAEAPDEATQD, from the coding sequence ATGACGCGGGGTGACACGGACGTCGTCGAACTGGCGAAACGCCGCGGGTACTTCTTCCAGGCCAGCGAGGCCTACGGCGGCGTCGCGGGCTTCTACGTCTACGGCCCGCAGGGTGCCGCCCTGAAGCGCAACCTGGAGGACGCCTGGCGCGATCGCTTCCTCACCCGCGAGGGGCACGTGGAGATCGAGGCCCCGACGATCATGCCGGAGGCGGTCTTCGAGGCGTCGGGCCACCTCGACGGCTTCGACGACATGATCGTCGAGTGCCCCGAGTGCGGAACGAGCCACCGGGCGGATCACCTGGTCGAGGACGCGACGGACATCGAGGACGCCGAGAGCCTCCCCACCGCCGAGGTGGCGGACCTCATCGCCGAGCACGACCTGGCGTGCCCGAACTGCGGCGCGTCGCTCGCGGGCACCGAGGTGTCGGAGTTCAACCTCATGTTCGCCACGAACATCGGCCCCGGCAGCGCCTCGCCGGGCTACCTCCGCCCGGAGACGGCACAGGGCATCTTCGTCGAGTTCCCCCGGCTGAAGGAGTACGCCCGCGGTCAGCTCCCCTTCGGCGTCGGCCAGATCGGCACGGCCTACCGCAACGAGATCAGCCCGCGGCGCTCGCTCATCCGCGTCCGGGAGTTCACCCAGGCCGAACTGGAGCACTTCGTCGACCCCGAGCGCGACGAACCGCCGCTCCACAGAGTCGCGGACGTGGAGGTGCCGCTGTACTCCGCCGAGGCCCAGCGCGCCGACGACGGCGGCATCGAGACGACGACGATCGGCGAGGCCGTCGAGTCGGGCGTCATCGGCAGCCCGTGGGTGGCCTACTACCTCGGCGTCGCCCGCGACTGGTACGAGCGGGTCGGCGTCGACATGGAGCGGTTCCGCTACCGCCAGCACCTCGCCGGCGAGCGCGCCCACTACGCGAGCGACTGCTGGGACGCCGAGGCCGAACTCGACGGCAACTGGATCGAGATCACCGGCTTCGCCTACCGCGGCGACTACGACCTCACGAAGCACGGCCAGCACGCCGACGACGACTTCACCGTCTTCCGGCAGTACGACGAGCCGATCACCGTCGAGCGGGCCACCGTCGACCCGGACATGAGCGTGCTCGGCCCGGAGTTCGGCGGCGCGGCCGCGGACGTCGCCGAGGAACTCGAGCGTCTCGCAGCGACCGACGAGTCGGCCTTCGAGGGCGAGGCGGTCACCGTCGAGGTCGACGGCGAGGCGTACGAGATCCCCACGGAGGCCGCGGGGTTCGCCGTCGAGGAGGTGACGGAGGCGGGCGAGCACGTCACGCCCCACGTCGTCGAGCCCTCGTTCGGCGTCGATCGGGTGTTCTACACCGTCCTCGACCACGCGCTGCGCGAGGACGAGGTGGACGGCGAGGCGCGGACGTACCTCGAGTTGCCCGCCGAACTCGCCCCGACGACCGTCGCCGTGCTCCCGCTGATGAGCAAGGACGGCCTCGACGACCGCGCCCGCGAGATCGTCGAGGACCTCCGTGCGGCCGGGACCGGCGTCGACTACGACGACTCCGGCACCATCGGCCGGCGCTACCGCCGCCAGGACGAGGTCGGCACGCCCTACTGCGTCACCGTCGACTACGAGTCCCTGGAGGACGACACGGTGACGCTGCGCGACCGCGACACGACCGATCAGGTGCGCGTCCCGATCGACGCGCTCCCCGAGCGCGTCGCAGCGCTTCGCGCGGGCGCGTCGTTCGAATCGCTCGACGATGCGCGCGCCGAAGCGCCCGACGAGGCGACGCAGGACTGA